A genome region from Streptomyces xanthophaeus includes the following:
- a CDS encoding NAD-dependent epimerase/dehydratase family protein produces the protein MRLLLLGGTDFAGRAVAEGAVARGWDVTVFHRGEHPAPPGVRVRHGDRTREDGLAALATGEWDAVVDTWSGAPAVVRDAAVLLAGRTGRHAFVSSRSVYAWPVPAGLDEFGPLAEGDPDAESTDFAADKRGAELAVLRAFGEDRTLLVRPGLILGPRENAGRLPWWLSRIARGGEIAAPGPRDTPLQYVDVRDLATWLLNALESSLHGPYNLVSQPGHTTIGELLDTCVRVTGAAAELRWTSPEAIAAADLSPWTDLPVWAPPGTDFHAAIHAGDVSRAHATGLVCRPVTETVADTWAWQRSVPEGALTLADGLAEEAEARLLKG, from the coding sequence ATGAGGCTGTTGCTGCTGGGCGGAACGGACTTCGCGGGGCGCGCCGTCGCCGAGGGCGCGGTCGCCCGCGGCTGGGACGTGACCGTCTTCCACCGGGGCGAGCACCCGGCCCCGCCCGGTGTGCGGGTCCGCCACGGCGACCGTACGCGCGAGGACGGTCTGGCCGCCCTCGCGACGGGGGAGTGGGACGCGGTCGTCGACACCTGGTCGGGCGCCCCGGCCGTGGTGCGCGACGCGGCCGTCCTGCTGGCCGGGCGCACCGGGCGCCACGCCTTCGTCTCCAGCCGCTCGGTGTACGCCTGGCCGGTGCCGGCGGGGCTGGACGAGTTCGGACCGCTGGCCGAGGGCGACCCGGACGCGGAGTCGACCGACTTCGCTGCCGACAAGCGGGGCGCGGAACTGGCCGTGCTGCGCGCGTTCGGCGAGGACCGCACCCTGCTGGTCCGGCCGGGCCTGATCCTGGGCCCGCGCGAGAACGCGGGCCGCCTGCCGTGGTGGCTGTCGCGCATCGCCCGGGGCGGCGAGATCGCGGCCCCCGGCCCCCGGGACACCCCGCTCCAGTACGTCGACGTGCGTGACCTGGCGACGTGGCTGCTGAACGCGCTGGAGTCCTCCCTGCACGGCCCCTACAACCTCGTCTCGCAGCCGGGCCACACCACCATCGGTGAGCTCCTGGACACCTGCGTACGTGTCACGGGCGCCGCCGCCGAACTGCGCTGGACCTCCCCCGAGGCGATCGCCGCCGCGGACCTCTCCCCGTGGACCGACCTCCCCGTCTGGGCGCCGCCCGGCACGGACTTCCACGCCGCGATCCACGCCGGAGACGTCTCCCGGGCCCATGCCACGGGTCTCGTCTGCCGCCCGGTCACCGAGACGGTCGCCGACACCTGGGCCTGGCAGCGATCGGTCCCGGAGGGGGCGCTGACCCTGGCGGACGGACTCGCCGAGGAGGCGGAGGCCCGGCTCCTGAAGGGCTGA
- a CDS encoding HAD family hydrolase, with protein MSEFPARAAEFVVFDLDGVLVDTQDAENGGIAHVGEMMGLRLDKDQRDELFSGKKMQECFDLMADLSGNAPPQDAMVIARARCEELIGDRIEPIDGVAYALEQLAAAVGDRMCVASNSPLAIMRSRLEKARILHHFGDRLFSAYDADAWKPDPKLFRWAAESCGVTPDECVVVEDSPVGVDAAVAAGMRVLQYTADPSTPPHREGALTFPSMRSLPQLVRDAHLMAPVAAPFAAAAPFGGTS; from the coding sequence ATGAGTGAGTTCCCCGCACGAGCAGCCGAGTTCGTCGTCTTCGACCTGGACGGCGTCCTCGTCGACACGCAGGACGCCGAGAACGGCGGGATCGCCCACGTCGGCGAGATGATGGGCCTGCGGCTGGACAAGGACCAGCGGGACGAGCTGTTCTCCGGCAAGAAGATGCAGGAGTGCTTCGACCTGATGGCGGACCTGTCGGGCAACGCCCCGCCGCAGGACGCCATGGTGATCGCCCGCGCCAGGTGCGAGGAGCTGATCGGCGACCGCATCGAGCCCATCGACGGCGTCGCGTACGCCCTCGAACAGCTCGCCGCCGCCGTCGGCGACCGCATGTGCGTGGCCTCCAACAGCCCGCTCGCCATCATGCGCAGCCGCCTGGAGAAGGCCCGGATCCTGCACCACTTCGGCGACCGGCTCTTCTCGGCGTACGACGCCGACGCCTGGAAGCCCGACCCGAAGCTGTTCCGCTGGGCCGCCGAGAGCTGCGGTGTCACGCCCGACGAGTGCGTCGTCGTCGAGGACAGCCCGGTCGGCGTGGACGCCGCCGTGGCCGCCGGGATGCGTGTCCTGCAGTACACCGCCGACCCGTCCACCCCGCCCCACCGGGAGGGCGCCCTCACCTTCCCGTCCATGCGCTCGCTGCCCCAGCTCGTCCGCGACGCCCACCTGATGGCGCCCGTCGCCGCCCCCTTCGCCGCTGCCGCACCCTTCGGAGGTACCTCGTGA
- a CDS encoding ATP-grasp domain-containing protein, which yields MTATPANPVLLVVYDAGSLAPTRLAEAARQAGCDLVFVTADTAHAQEMIPTLEMVGTVVNTAGRTEAQTEEALRALAPAGIITFSEFQIAPTVRLAEALGLRYHRPADVDAITHKDLQRRRFAEAGVDSVRFRTLTDPAQADEAIAYVGLPAIIKPVIGASSRNTQAVATPEECRAALAAIFTGSDGGPAETAVMLEELLVGRPTPAPWGDYIAVDCVADGDDVRPVFVTSKFALAEPFRERGGYGGFSVVPEAEEREVRDLACRAVRALNIHGVADVEIKLTADGPRVIEVNGRLGAWVDDLAVRSGTSDPAYVAVAAALGLPYETPEVKQGGPIAFHYLTVPPVGARRVRAIRGVSALRRLARVDRVVVLAEPGADVDWRIGARGNTAAVIGSAATHEELAATVAAIESVDWIDYE from the coding sequence ATGACCGCGACCCCCGCCAACCCCGTGCTGCTCGTCGTCTACGACGCCGGCAGCCTCGCACCCACCCGGCTCGCCGAGGCGGCCCGGCAGGCCGGCTGCGACCTGGTGTTCGTGACCGCGGACACCGCGCACGCCCAGGAGATGATCCCCACCCTGGAGATGGTCGGCACCGTGGTGAACACCGCGGGCCGCACCGAGGCACAGACCGAGGAGGCGCTGCGCGCGCTCGCCCCGGCTGGCATCATCACCTTCAGCGAGTTCCAGATCGCCCCCACCGTGCGGCTCGCCGAGGCGCTCGGCCTGCGCTACCACCGGCCGGCCGATGTCGACGCCATCACCCACAAGGACCTGCAGCGCCGGCGGTTCGCCGAGGCGGGCGTCGACAGCGTGCGCTTCCGCACCCTGACCGACCCCGCCCAGGCCGACGAGGCGATCGCCTACGTCGGGCTGCCGGCCATCATCAAGCCGGTGATCGGCGCGTCCAGCCGCAACACGCAGGCCGTCGCCACCCCCGAGGAGTGCCGGGCCGCCCTCGCGGCGATCTTCACCGGTTCCGACGGCGGGCCCGCCGAGACGGCCGTGATGCTGGAGGAGCTCCTGGTCGGGCGGCCCACCCCGGCGCCCTGGGGCGACTACATCGCGGTGGACTGCGTGGCCGACGGCGACGACGTCCGTCCGGTGTTCGTCACCAGCAAGTTCGCCCTGGCCGAGCCGTTCCGCGAGCGCGGCGGCTACGGCGGCTTCTCCGTCGTGCCGGAGGCCGAGGAGCGCGAGGTCCGCGACCTCGCCTGCCGCGCGGTGCGCGCCCTGAACATCCACGGCGTCGCCGACGTCGAGATCAAACTGACCGCCGACGGCCCCCGGGTCATCGAGGTCAACGGCCGGCTCGGCGCCTGGGTCGACGACCTCGCCGTCCGCTCCGGCACCTCCGACCCGGCGTACGTCGCGGTCGCCGCCGCGCTCGGCCTCCCGTACGAGACCCCCGAGGTCAAGCAGGGCGGGCCGATCGCCTTCCACTACCTGACCGTGCCGCCCGTCGGCGCCCGCCGGGTGCGCGCCATCCGGGGCGTCTCCGCGCTGCGCCGCCTCGCCCGCGTCGACCGGGTCGTCGTCCTCGCCGAGCCCGGCGCCGACGTGGACTGGCGGATCGGCGCGCGCGGCAACACGGCGGCCGTCATCGGGTCCGCCGCCACCCATGAGGAACTGGCCGCGACCGTCGCCGCCATCGAGAGCGTGGACTGGATCGACTATGAGTGA
- a CDS encoding non-ribosomal peptide synthetase gives MTDALEYWRSELAGLEPLEPATDRPRPSARTGALGHVTRTVAAGTAQALDKAAAEYGAPLSAVLLAAYQVLLGRWTRRRDLAVGVPGADGGLAVVRADLTAGPAFAELVARTDAALTRGRAAALPLARLAAAFEPGADGHHPVVQALFTDGPAYRADGVCPPDLTLAIDRDHGRDGLGLHVGFAAELFDVASAERFTDGYLTLLTAIAETPGIALDGLDPLGAAERELLLTGWGRGRAAFPEAADADVDAAAAVDVAALVAGQARRAPDAVAVVFGAEEVTYRELDARADRLAHHLRGLGAGPDVPVAVCLERGPELIVALLAVLRSGAAYVPLDPQHPVDRLEFVLRDTAAPVVVTQESLRGRLSGGDGARPRTLVAVDTDAAAIAASPAVEAATAAGPGHLAYVLYTSGSTGTPKGVAVTRGGFGNLLCGMRETFPAPANERVLFTTSATFDIAGVEVFLPLITGGRIIGAYQDQIHNPPALVELIDRHAVTLVQATPSALRPLLDALGDRPRALEIFAAGEALPAELAARMLRAGTRVLNGYGPTETTVYASVAEITGATGAVPIGRPTAGTELYVVDDADRPVPAGVPGELLIGGAGVARGYLGRDDLTAERFTRNPFAGGRVYRTGDLVRWLPGGELEFLGRLDHQVKVRGFRIELGEIEAALLAHEDVGSCAVTVREDVPGEKTLVAYVVPLSGRPVPGIGALRDWCGRTLPGYMVPGTYVFLDRMPLTTSGKTDRKALPAPDGERTGLESEFIAPRTPAERAVARVWAETLYADEVGAGDDFFDLGGDSLTATRVALRLQEEFGLEIPVRTLFTYSTVESLAGALTVARRTGAFPAGG, from the coding sequence ATGACCGACGCGCTGGAGTACTGGCGAAGCGAACTCGCGGGCCTGGAACCGCTGGAGCCGGCCACCGACCGGCCGCGCCCCTCGGCGCGCACCGGCGCCCTGGGCCATGTCACCCGCACGGTTGCGGCTGGCACGGCACAGGCGCTGGACAAGGCGGCCGCCGAGTACGGCGCCCCGCTGTCCGCCGTGCTGCTCGCCGCCTACCAGGTGCTGCTCGGCCGGTGGACCCGCCGGCGCGACCTCGCGGTGGGCGTCCCGGGCGCCGACGGCGGCCTGGCCGTCGTACGGGCCGACCTGACCGCGGGCCCGGCCTTCGCCGAGCTCGTGGCGCGGACCGACGCCGCGCTGACCCGGGGCCGGGCCGCCGCGCTGCCGTTGGCCCGCCTGGCCGCCGCGTTCGAACCCGGAGCCGACGGCCACCACCCGGTGGTCCAGGCCCTGTTCACGGACGGGCCGGCCTACCGGGCCGACGGGGTGTGCCCGCCCGACCTGACCCTGGCGATCGACCGGGACCACGGCCGTGACGGCCTCGGCCTGCACGTCGGCTTCGCCGCCGAGCTGTTCGACGTGGCGAGCGCGGAGCGGTTCACCGACGGCTACCTCACCCTGCTCACCGCGATCGCCGAAACCCCCGGCATCGCGCTGGACGGGCTCGATCCGCTCGGCGCGGCCGAGCGCGAGCTGCTGCTCACCGGCTGGGGCCGCGGCCGCGCCGCGTTCCCCGAGGCCGCCGACGCGGACGTCGACGCGGCCGCCGCCGTGGACGTGGCCGCTCTGGTCGCCGGGCAGGCCCGGCGCGCCCCCGACGCCGTCGCGGTCGTCTTCGGCGCCGAGGAGGTCACCTACCGGGAGCTCGACGCCCGCGCCGACCGCCTCGCCCACCACCTGCGCGGCCTCGGCGCCGGCCCGGACGTGCCCGTCGCGGTCTGCCTGGAGCGCGGCCCCGAACTGATCGTGGCGCTGCTCGCCGTGCTCCGCTCGGGCGCGGCCTACGTGCCGCTCGACCCCCAGCACCCGGTGGACCGCCTGGAGTTCGTCCTGCGGGACACGGCCGCGCCGGTGGTCGTCACCCAGGAGTCGCTGCGCGGGCGGCTGTCCGGCGGCGACGGCGCCCGGCCCCGTACCCTCGTCGCGGTCGACACCGACGCCGCGGCGATCGCCGCTTCCCCCGCCGTGGAAGCGGCGACGGCCGCCGGGCCCGGGCACCTCGCCTACGTCCTCTACACCTCCGGCTCCACCGGCACCCCCAAGGGCGTCGCCGTCACCCGGGGCGGCTTCGGCAACCTGCTGTGCGGCATGCGGGAGACCTTCCCGGCGCCGGCGAACGAGCGGGTCCTGTTCACCACCTCGGCCACCTTCGACATCGCGGGCGTCGAGGTGTTCCTGCCGCTGATCACCGGCGGCCGGATCATCGGCGCGTACCAGGACCAGATCCACAACCCGCCCGCCCTCGTCGAGCTGATCGACCGGCACGCCGTCACCCTCGTCCAGGCCACGCCCTCCGCGCTGCGCCCGCTCCTGGACGCGCTCGGCGACCGGCCGCGGGCCCTGGAGATCTTCGCCGCCGGAGAGGCCCTGCCCGCCGAACTGGCCGCGCGGATGCTGCGCGCCGGCACCCGGGTCCTCAACGGCTACGGCCCGACGGAAACCACCGTCTACGCCTCCGTCGCCGAGATCACCGGCGCCACCGGCGCCGTCCCCATCGGCCGCCCCACCGCCGGCACCGAGCTGTACGTCGTCGACGACGCGGACCGCCCGGTCCCCGCCGGCGTACCCGGCGAACTGCTCATCGGCGGCGCCGGCGTGGCCCGCGGCTACCTCGGCCGCGACGACCTGACCGCCGAGCGCTTCACCCGCAACCCGTTCGCCGGAGGCCGGGTCTACCGCACCGGCGACCTGGTGCGGTGGCTGCCCGGCGGCGAACTGGAGTTCCTCGGCCGCCTCGACCACCAGGTCAAGGTCCGCGGGTTCCGCATCGAGCTCGGCGAGATCGAGGCCGCGCTGCTGGCCCACGAGGACGTCGGCTCCTGCGCCGTCACCGTCCGCGAGGACGTGCCCGGCGAGAAGACGCTCGTGGCGTACGTCGTCCCGCTCTCCGGCCGTCCGGTGCCCGGCATCGGCGCGCTGCGCGACTGGTGCGGCCGCACCCTGCCCGGCTACATGGTGCCCGGTACGTACGTCTTCCTGGACCGGATGCCGCTGACCACCAGCGGCAAGACCGACCGCAAGGCGCTGCCCGCACCGGACGGCGAACGCACCGGCCTGGAGTCCGAGTTCATCGCCCCGCGCACCCCCGCCGAACGGGCCGTGGCCCGGGTGTGGGCCGAGACGCTGTACGCCGACGAGGTCGGCGCCGGGGACGACTTCTTCGACCTCGGCGGCGACTCGCTGACCGCGACCCGGGTGGCGCTGCGGCTCCAGGAGGAATTCGGCCTGGAGATCCCGGTGCGCACCCTGTTCACCTACTCGACCGTCGAGTCGCTCGCGGGGGCCCTGACCGTCGCCCGCCGCACCGGCGCGTTCCCGGCCGGAGGCTGA